In Mixophyes fleayi isolate aMixFle1 chromosome 11, aMixFle1.hap1, whole genome shotgun sequence, one DNA window encodes the following:
- the LOC142107654 gene encoding phospholipase A2 inhibitor and Ly6/PLAUR domain-containing protein-like isoform X2, which yields MTCPMDKACGASHTKANAYGVKLIDRYEMSCVPLDQCNTAGIASFSNGNMKRSTTCCNTDNCTPPTPTLPDDNSQANGLICPKCISYDSDSCYTKDTMECTGNENMCLHQIYKIDVPYSHTFAFRGCASKSICSISTHSATYRDMNVNISNLCTSGSFANESITYGKMDVEVLTTDISENFGLLSSQLFPSVVAIAVAKIVYF from the exons ATGACGTGTCCCATGGATAAAGCATGTGGTGCTAGCCATACAAAAGCTAACGCAT ATGGCGTCAAACTCATTGATCGATATGAAATGTCTTGTGTACCTTTGGATCAATGTAATACAGCAGGGATTGCCAGTTTTTCCAATGGCAATATGAAGAGGAGCACTACCTGCTGTAATACCGATAACTGTACACCACCAACACCTACAT TACCTGATGATAATTCTCAAGCAAATGGACTGATCTGCCCAAAGTGCATTTCATACGATTCTGACTCGTGTTACACTAAGGACACCATGGAGTGTACTGGAAATGAAAATATGTGTCTTCACCAAATTTATAAAATTGACG TTCCTTACAGCCATACTTTTGCCTTTCGAGGATGTGCCAGTAAAAGTATCTGTTCCATCTCCACCCATTCTGCAACATATCGTGACATGAATGTGAACATTTCAAATTTATGCACCAGTGGAAGTTTTGCCAACGAATCGATAACATATGGTAAAATGGACGTGGAAGTGTTAACTACGGATATAAGCGAAAATTTTGGCCTGCTCAGTAGTCAATTGTTTCCTTCCGTCGTTGCTATTGCAGTAGCtaaaattgtgtatttttga
- the LOC142107654 gene encoding phospholipase A2 inhibitor and Ly6/PLAUR domain-containing protein-like isoform X1: MGSLLGLVCVLSALLETGFSLRCNQCVSDDSSSCSGSTMTCPMDKACGASHTKANAYGVKLIDRYEMSCVPLDQCNTAGIASFSNGNMKRSTTCCNTDNCTPPTPTLPDDNSQANGLICPKCISYDSDSCYTKDTMECTGNENMCLHQIYKIDVPYSHTFAFRGCASKSICSISTHSATYRDMNVNISNLCTSGSFANESITYGKMDVEVLTTDISENFGLLSSQLFPSVVAIAVAKIVYF; encoded by the exons ATGGGATCACTTCTCGGACTTGTGTGTGTCCTCTCAGCTCTCCTGGAGACTG GTTTTTCTCTCAGATGCAATCAGTGTGTGAGCGATGATTCTTCCTCCTGTTCTGGAAGCACCATGACGTGTCCCATGGATAAAGCATGTGGTGCTAGCCATACAAAAGCTAACGCAT ATGGCGTCAAACTCATTGATCGATATGAAATGTCTTGTGTACCTTTGGATCAATGTAATACAGCAGGGATTGCCAGTTTTTCCAATGGCAATATGAAGAGGAGCACTACCTGCTGTAATACCGATAACTGTACACCACCAACACCTACAT TACCTGATGATAATTCTCAAGCAAATGGACTGATCTGCCCAAAGTGCATTTCATACGATTCTGACTCGTGTTACACTAAGGACACCATGGAGTGTACTGGAAATGAAAATATGTGTCTTCACCAAATTTATAAAATTGACG TTCCTTACAGCCATACTTTTGCCTTTCGAGGATGTGCCAGTAAAAGTATCTGTTCCATCTCCACCCATTCTGCAACATATCGTGACATGAATGTGAACATTTCAAATTTATGCACCAGTGGAAGTTTTGCCAACGAATCGATAACATATGGTAAAATGGACGTGGAAGTGTTAACTACGGATATAAGCGAAAATTTTGGCCTGCTCAGTAGTCAATTGTTTCCTTCCGTCGTTGCTATTGCAGTAGCtaaaattgtgtatttttga
- the LOC142107657 gene encoding phospholipase A2 inhibitor NAI-like: MGSLLGFLCVLSALSATGFSLTCKHCFGTTTSCSGTTMTCPADYACGGSRTKTTSSGITISESYEITCVRKDECNTEGIISTPISRIKQGTSCCFTDNCTPPLPSLPQDNDRPNGLTCRTCMTGESDWCYTEDTMQCTGEENMCILMRANIYGSTKISTATRGCSTKSICSLGSKTTTHGGMNIKASVSCTSGSFGLRSSHFLPFISAIAVAKIVYF, translated from the exons ATGGGATCGCTCCTGGGATTTCTCTGTGTCCTCTCTGCTCTCTCAGCCACTG GTTTCTCTCTCACATGCAAACATTGTTTTGGTACCACTACCTCCTGTTCTGGAACAACCATGACGTGCCCCGCGGATTATGCTTGTGGCGGTAGCCGTACAAAAACTACAAGCA GTGGGATAACAATCAGTGAGTCATATGAGATAACTTGCGTACGTAAGGATGAATGTAATACAGAGGGGATTATCAGTACTCCCATTTCCAGGATCAAGCAGGGTACTTCTTGCTGTTTTACTGATAACTGTACTCCGCCATTACCTTCAT TACCTCAAGATAACGATCGGCCAAACGGACTGACGTGCAGAACATGCATGACTGGTGAATCTGACTGGTGTTACACGGAGGACACCATGCAATGTACTGGAGAAGAAAATATGTGTATTCTCATGCGTGCCAAtatatacg GGTCCACAAAGATATCTACGGCTACGCGGGGTTGTAGCACTAAAAGTATCTGTTCCCTCGGTTCTAAGACCACAACGCATGGTGGCATGAATATAAAAGCCTCAGTTTCCTGTACCAGCGGGAGTTTTGGTCTGCGCAGTAGTCACTTTTTGCCTTTTATCAGTGCTATTGCAGTAGCTAAAATTGTGTATTTCTGA